The Rosa rugosa chromosome 1, drRosRugo1.1, whole genome shotgun sequence genomic sequence gctaaaagtcatcgtactagttatcctttgagtactactaggagttcttttccttttgagcttattcattctgatgtatggggaccttcccgtgagtcaaccttgtctggcaaacattggtttgttttgtttatcgatgattatacccgtcttacttgggtctctttattgaaacacaaatatgaagttttctctgctttccaagaattttttgctcttgttcaaaatcaatttggagccaatattAAAGTCTTTTGTTCTGATAGTggggggagtttgtcaattctcagtttcaccaattctttcattctcatgggattgttcatcaaactacttgccctcaaacccttgaacaaaatggggtgtcagaaagaaagaatcgtcatgttcttgacatagctcggtctcttctatttagtgctcatatgcctaagtatctttggggagatgcaATTCTCACTGCTTGCCATCTCATCAATAGGCTACCTTCTTCTGTTCTCAATGGTCAAACCCCTTATGCTGCCCTTTCCAATCGTGTGTCTGTCCCTTCGTTTTCTAATCTTCatgctcgtgtctttgggtgtGTAGTGTTTGTCCATGTCCCTAAGAATCAACGGTCCAAACTCAATGCTAGGGCATTAaagtgtgtatttgtgggctatggtgttaatcagaagggctacaagtgttttcatcctcctacacagaaagtttatgttaccatggatgtcaccttttatgaggatgcatgttatttttcttccaccaatccttcacttcaggtggagaaacacacttttttggaagagaagtcttgtgGGATTAATATTCAGCCAATTGAAGATGATTCACAGCCAATTGAAGATGATGGTAATGTAATTTTGGATCCAATGATCGATCACCAGAATGCCAGCGATCGAAGACATGGTAATTCAAGAAGACAGTagccaaacgatcgatcgttccaTTCCTGGCGATCGATCGTTCAGCGAGGCAGAAGCTCCCAGTAGCAAAATGATCGATTCTTCCATTCCTGACAATCGATCGCCAGAAGAACTAGAACACGATGACCGAAATTTAGCAATCCAAGAAGGCCAAGCTCCTGCACCCCTCTCAGATACAGATAACCATTGTCAACCAATCCCTGAGGAAcgtcccaatcttgaggttagtggtgtttcttctaactctaataatagtgatagtgtgtatgttttgcctcctaggtctagccgtggtaaaccacctcgtcaatatgaaccaagtttagatgttaagtctaagtatgccatagctaactttgtatccacccatcggttatccaaatcccatgcttcatttgtgaatcaaatatcctctgtgtgtgttcccagtaaagtgcaggatgctctcaaggatcccaaatggtgtcaagcgatgaatgaagagatggaggcattggagaagagtaatacttgggagttggtgccacctccacaaggaaagagagttgttggatgtagatgggtgttcactatcaaacacaatgcagatggCTCAGTGAACAGATATAAGgcaagacttgttgcaaagggatatactcaaacatatggcgtggattatgaggagacctttgctccagtagcaaagattaataatgttcgagtgttgatgtatctagcagctaatctagattggcctttgcaacagtttgatgtgaagaatgcctttttacatggagagctatctgaagaagtctacatggatctaccaccaggatatgaggcaagcacaagaggaagatttgtgtgtaagttgaataagtccttgtatggactcaaacaatcaccacgagcttggtttggtAGATTCTCTCAAGCTATGCGTCGTTTTGGGTACAAACAGAGTAACTCTGACCatacattgtttctgaaacgccgtgaaggtaaattaactgccttgattatttatgttgatgatatgataattactggtgataattcagaggaggttgaaagattaaaagacctgcttgcatcagagtttgagatgaaagatcttggtgctcttaaatattttttggggattgaggtcgccagggggagttcaggaattttcttgtgtcagagaaaatatgtgcttgactTGTTGACAGAGACAAGAATGCTAGGTTGTAGACCTGCTGGTACTtctattgagcagaatcataaactggctgagtaccctaatcaaactcttacagataggctcgctatcagaggttagttggcagattaatctatctctcacatactcggccagatattgcatatgcagttagtgttgtgagtcaattcatgcataatccaagtgaaactcatatggaagctgtgatccatattctgaggtatttaaagtATGCACCTAgaaaaggcttgatgttttcaaagcataatcatctggatgttagtggttatacagatgcagactgggcaggttgtgttacagatagaaaatccacttctagttacttcacttttgtaggtggtaatcttgttacttggagaagtaagaaacaaaaggttgtaTTATTTGGTGATTAATTTGGTTAAGGTCACAGCTACAAGAGACACAGTAAAAAGGGAATTACCattaacaaaagaaacagaaaaggtTGAGATAGCAAATCCTCGGACTGCCTAAGTAAGATAACTTGTCTGCAATCTCAAATTTACATTTCGAGGAGGAATGACGGATGCCAATGGTACACTAACAGACTTAAATAAAGGGAAAAGAAGATACAATTGCTTCTCTAATTTTATGGCTGATTTATACAATTTCATTCATTGATTGTATGTACTTACAAGTATAGATGAGCTGCTGATCCAAGTGAGTGGAACATTTTACAATTCACAAGTCCTTGCATATTGCAATCAAACTTGCTCTAGAAAGGGAAATTGCCTGCGACTTGGAATTTGAAGGAAAATGCCGGTGGCTTGCCTCGCCAACAAAATAGCTAGCCGCCAAAAAATGTTTGAAAAACTCTTTCAAAGTGATCAATTGCTTCAATCTGTGTATGCATATCTGTAGTGTAAGTGCTAAATTGTCTAAGCTTGGCTTTGAGAAGATTTTCCAGCTCCAGCTTCGGTCAGCCTAAATGCACGAGGATGCTGAATTATTACCAAGACAGAATCCTTTGAGctctcatcagaagattttacaGTTGGCTGCATTAATTCAGACCTCGTTAAATTATTTACTagataaacacacacacatacatataatgCACAGAGTCTGTATACAAACAAGATTGAGAGGGGATGAGTAAATTCAGGTTATCAAACTAACAAGGCCCTTCTAAGAACTTAACAGCTGGTCGACTGGGAACAGTCTTAAGATGCAGAAATAATTacatataaaaataataataataataataataataaaaaggcTGATATTAGTTCATGTTCCTATTGCTTACCACACCAATGTGCCATTCATGCCGAGTAAAATCTCTGAACGTTTCTGCATCCATTTCCTGCAGTGATATGATTTGGGATTAACACAAAGATAAGGAGAAGAATGTGCAAATTCTACTATAACTTTTTATTCCCTTCACCATTGGGTTCCAATTTCTGAACCAAGGGAGTGAAAGCAATTCGGATATGGATTCCTGGGGTATGCAAGTGTTGAGGAAAAAAACTTACAATGCTATAAATGGGAGCGACTGCTAGTTCCCCTTTAGATTTCAAAGTTGGCATAACTGAAAAACGTGGTGCCAAGTCCCTTGACCTAAAAGTCCACCTACCAGAGACAGTCATAGAGTTACAACATCAAAGCGCTGTATGAAGGTGAAGGAGGAAGAAATTTCTTGCATGCTGACTTTAGCTGTTAGAAACTGAATTCAACAAATACAGAACCAAATTGTTCTCATGAAAAGCAGATTTAAAGAGCCAAAAGGTAGACATACCCTATGTAAACAAAGATGCAGAACTGTGCCCACTCTCGAACTAATAATCGAATCCAGTAATTTTCTGATGAGTCATCCATGTTAATATATATCTGAAAAGCAGAATGTTAATTGTCTTTTCTATTGTCTGTGTACATGTCTTTTTGCATATATAATCATAATCACTAAAGTCAAGATATCATACCACAGTCTCTGCCATGGCTACTATCTGCATTGCACCTTGGAATTTTCTGTATTAAAACATATAGAAAATGAGACTATATGTGTAATGATCTCTTGATAAGGTCAGAATAATGTAGAACCAGAAAATAAATGGGAATACGCATGTGGAAATGTGGAATACGTACTTGAACATGATGTACTTTGTATAGACTGCATCATGCATTGCATGCACATCCTCATTATCTATGAAACTTAACTGTTCCCGCAACACTAACAGATTTTGAGATATATGGTGGAATATCACGTAGAATGAGATAAAATAGTTAAGCAGCAGCAGGACCTGGATCATGGGAGTAACAGAAAATTAGTAGCTAGCTAGTACACACAGAAAAACAATTAAGACAATAAACAGTACAAGCCTATCTACCAGTGTAATGCATCAGTTAGTCAATGAAACTCACAGAAAAATAAGGTACAGAAGCTCTGTATCCAACTAGAGTCAAGTAAAACACACAGCCAAGGGAAGCAGTAGTACGCCGCTCAGTCACTGAAAGACGCTCGCACATGATGCAGTAACCATGAGATATGAGTAAAAAGGACACAAAAGAAGCTGTTTGAAATATCACTCCAGTTACATACACCCCAAATGACATCCACAGAGAGCATATCTGTAGATGAAAGCATGAATACCTACAAAAGCGAAACATCAGGATTTAGTATTTCTATAGAATAATCATAACAAAGAGGGTTCAACTGTGCATTACCTTGTCAAATAATAGATGTAAATTCCTATAGGgaatttctaatttttatttccTTGCCTAATATAACAACTTTTACACTTGATTCTTTATTGAACACCACAGAGAATGTAAAAGAGTATACCATGATGAAACCATCCCAGCAGCTGTTTCTAAGTACATAATTTTCCCATGCAAGCCTTAAATGTAGAAGGGTTCTtcataaaagagaaaacaaatgcATTTGTCTATTCAttatcatttttccttttttgcaCCATCAATAGTATGTAAACTGTATTTCCcagaaagaacaagaacataCCAGAAGAGGAAAGACAATGTGAGTTGCAAGGCTTTAATTAATGGTACAGATGTGAGCGTCCACTGCAAATTATTCGACTGCTCTAGTTCAACAACAAATCAGTAATTGCAACAAAACCccgtaaataaaaattaatcaaaataaTCAGAACATTAACAGAGAAATGAAGCACCTTTTCCTAGATAtaaaagaatccaaattaatGAATATTTAGGACAAGGAAATAACTTCAAATTATAACAAAATAGTCTAATTATGaacctaaaaaagaaaaatccctTAGTTCTTGAAGGAAACAATTCTTTTTTCATTTGAGAAATGATTTTCATAACCAAACATATCATCTCCTCTCAATGATCACTATAATTTTCTCACAAACTTAACAGAACAGAGTAATCAAACATCGAAACACAACTTTGTTTTTCGAATAAATTAAGCCACTGATGCAAGTAAACCAACCCAAACCGGTGATCCTAAACATTGTATTGATTCAACCAAACAGAGCATActcaaaagcttcaaactttctCTCCTACGAGTCAAAACCCTACGTTTACATGTTCAAATTCAGCAACCCAGAAACGAATTTGAGATTACATTTAGGAAATGGGATTGAATTAGCGACCTGGAGGTGTCGGTTTTTGTAGGTGTTGAAGGTCCAGGAGCAGGCGGAGATGAACCAGATTGTCAAGAAGGCCAAGTAAACCGACGGCAGAGACCGGTACGACTCGTCGGGGCCGATATGATACTCTCCGGCGCTCTCCATTTCCGTCATTCTCCGAATCGGAAGCTTAATCATCACCAAAGCTTCAATTTTTGATCTTTTCCATTTCTGAACTCCTGAGCTTCTGTGCTTTATACCCGCTGGCCGACAGGGCCAAACGACATCGTTTTGATGTATATTTTggtactagttttttttttttaaattcttttatgTATCTTAAATTACTACATGTTTAGACCATGGAGTAGATATTATTTTGCTTACCTTGAATGATGGACCATCTTGTTAATATTGCTTACCTTAAATGACTTGTTAACAATTTTGGTTGAGTATGATATTACAGATTATGAAGAGAAAATATGAGAATCGAACTCTTCTCGTGAGTGTAACAGTGAATctcttgttttatttattaatttttgttgttgCTTATCAAGCATAATgggatttactttttttaagtTACTAATTTGACTACTAATTCTTTTTTTGATTTCTGCACTAAATTGTTGGTAAGAATGGAAAGGAGATGAACCAGATATGTGGAAAATGAAGTTGGTGATCCTCTCGTAGTGTCATACCAACAAACCCACTCCCCCTTAAAGTCTCGTCGTCCTTATTAGTAGGCCAAATTTTTGGGATCAACTAAATCCATCAAAAGGGTATTTCTCCCTGAAATCATCTGTTACTATTTTTAAAGGGATTTGATGAAGATTTTATAAGAGCCTCAACTAGTCAACTGCATGAGACTTCAAAAAGGCAATGTCTTTCGTCTTCAAACCAGGACGTGGAGAGCACACTATTCAATATTCATTGGTGGATAGCTTTgcttattattctttttttctaAAATATTGAATGGCACTTCAAGCAAGAACAAAATTAGCTTTAAAGTTTTAATTTAAACCACCTAATAGTTGCATATGAGCATTGCATTGATAATCCATAAACAGTCTCATATGGTATATGGTTAGACTGTAAAAGACTCGAAATCAAAATGGTTTCTATGAAAATCGGATCAATCGAAACATACGAACATGTCGAATCGTCACATATTGTATACAATTTTGAAGATGTCATACTGGGGCTATTTTTGCACTTAATTAGATAAGGTATGGATGGGAAAGAGAAATCCATTTTAGGATGTTCACCAAATCGACCATCATGGCCAACTACTATGGAAGTAGTTAGGCAACTGATATTGACCATTTTCAATGCTTCCGAGAAAAACCGTTTTGAGGGAGAGATGAGCTGCTATGCTATGGATTTGAAGACTTTATTTAATCTGGTTATTTCATGTAACATTAGGTGAACAAACTCACAAACTGAATTTGTTTTCTGATCGATCCAACTCCATCGTAACATGTAAATTTGATTAACTCCAAATGAATGCTTCCCAGCTCTTTCAAAATGCATGATTTACAATAAGCTTGTGGAAAGATTGATGAGTCTATACTGGCTCTGATTACGAAATTCAATAGAAAAGTTGGGAAGCCATATGTTAGCAAAGTTCATTGGAAAAGTTAGGAACCCtggtgcaaaaaaaaaaaaaaaggatagtgGCTTTGGGTCCAAGCATCTTTATGCTGTCATCCTTATTCTCTATGCTTGGTAAATATGGGATCTCAAAACTAGTACTCTTTACCGGTAAAAAAAGTTAGagccgtctctctctctctgctagggttagggttagggtttctttgCTATCTCCTTTCAACGCAACCATGAGTTCCATTGATGCCATGGCTGCTAGGCTAGCATCCTCGCTTGCTATCGTTGAGGGTAAGAAACAGGTGGATCTCCGGCCTACACAAGGTCAAGGTATGTGGCAATCAAACGTTTTTATGGTGGGGAAGCTACTCACTGCTCGGGATTTCAAAATCCGATCCTTCCTAGGGATGTTCCGCAATGCATGGCAGACTAATGGATCTATGCAGGTGGAGGAGGCAGAGGGTGTTGTTCACGTTGTCAGATCCTTCAGATCGGGTTCGTATTTGGAAGGGCGCTCCATGGGGGTATAATCATGCACCGGTGGCGCTGGCTTGCTATGACGGCGTCACACCTATGGAGAAGGTCGTCCCTCTGACCATGGCTTCATATTGGATAACCCTCCAAGATATTCCTCCGGCTTTCAGATCCGAAAGGGTGATGACTATGATTGGTTACACCCTTGGGGATTTTCAAGAGATTGACAAGGTTGGGAAGAAGGCCGGCAAACTCCGCATCCGAGTGGAGATTCCGTTGACCAAGTCGCTGCCCTTCAAGCGGTGGTACTGGGTGGAGGACGAGGTCAAGTTCCTGTGTAAGTTTAAATATGATAAACTGTTTGGTCGTTGCTCCATTTGTGGCTTGGTGACTCACGCTGACCAAGCCGCTGCCCTTCAAGCGGTGGTACTGGGTGGAGGACGAGGTCAAGTTCCTGTGTAAGTTTAAATATGATAAACTGTTTGGTCGTTGCTCCATTTGTGGCTTGGTGACTCACGTTGGCCTACCTTGCTCGGGGCCGGCGCTagaggaagatgaggatgggGCGGAGAGAACTGTTTTAGGGGCACAACAAGCAGCTGCAGTGTCGGTGATAGCTGGCGGGGTACAACTGCAGTCGGGGGCTTCCAGTTCGGGGAGGTCTGTTGCCGGTGTCTCGGGATTGCAAGCTAGGGTTTTGGCTCATAGTCAAACCCTAGTTTTCAAGACTCCTCTTCCAAGTACAATTTTGGAACTAGCTTTGAGTTCCTTCTTGACTAGACCTCAACATCAAGtggtgattcgagagttgcagGAAGCTGCCATGACACCAAAAAGGATTACTGGGAAGCATAGAGGTTGCTCTGATGATGGAGTGACTATATCTCCAAAGAAACTGAAACTTAGTTTGGCCGTGGGCAAGCGCAACCTGAATTTGGAGCCGAAAAGCCTTGGCTTGATTGGTTCCTATGCCGAAGGAAGGTAGCTCAGGTAGTGGAAAGAGGAAGCGAGGACGTCTTGTGGGTAGTAGAAACAAATTGCCATATGGGGAGAAGAAAAAAGTTGCAGTGCTTGGTGAGGCTGTGAAAGAGAAGAAAGCCTCCAAGAAGGAGAAAGTGAAGAGGGTATCTGATGGTATGAGCTCCAACTCGAAAGGGAAGGAGCTAGTTATTTACCAATTTAAGTCTATTGGGTATGAGCCTATGTGAGCAGGGACAAGcctctatgagtcttctatgacgtttctagtttttagtttgtaccacaattgcgtgattagCAAGCTAGGGCTGGTTGAATGATTTCCTTTCCATAAGAGGTGAGGTTTGTTCAattcttgtataggctcgcttaaatgtgagcgtccCAGTGATTCTTAAGAGTTTGCTTTGGTTTAGATAGATAgttcggattttcttgccggatgGCTTATGTAAACTTTGTAGACTTTAGCTtttggctgttgatctaatgcaatcaacttctatttcaaaaaaaatgggATCTCAAAACTAagtattttctctattttttaattagGAAGCTAAATTGGTTCATATCCTTCGTTGTCTAGTGTTTTGGTTAACAATAAATAGTTTAGAGGCAAAGTTAAAACTTCGATAATGTGAGACTGTCACATATGTGAATCAACTATAAAGCGTAATGCAACAAATAAAAAAGAGATAATAAAGGAAGTCAACCAAAGACCAAGACCTCAATAGTGAAGAATTGGTGAAGAAAACAATTGTGTCTGTTAATGTGCACCTAAATGTTCATATGTCTACTTGTGGTGACATTCCAATTACTTGTCATTCATTTTAAAAACCCTAAGACccatttcttttcattttgttaGTTTTCAATTCACTTTTCCTTTTCCATTGCTCTAATCTTGGCCTTTCATTACTTCAAATATTCAAAGTCGATTTCTAATTCACCTTCCGCATGCTCTCcgtataagttatattttaatTCAATCGTTATCTTTTGAAAGTGAATTCATACATTTATTAGGCCTAATTCCACGAATTTTGCTTTCTCTTTTAGTGAATATGTGCATATTTAGCTTAGTAAAACATAGCAACAACCAATTCGTTGATGAAGGTGTTCGGACAAATATATTTGTTGAAATCCCATGAACATATTTGTTGAAATCACTCATATATAGCAATGATCAATTCGTAGGTAAAGGTGTTCGGACAAATATATTTGCTGAAACCATTTATAATGATCATTCATTCATCGACAAAGGTGCTCCGACGAATATATTTGCTATGTCCATTGACTCGAAAGCAAAGGTGTttccataaataaataaataaatattgaCTTGGCTtataaactctcgcaagcgtacgaatcgttgtcaagtaagggaagtattagaaccttgattatcgtacctcggggattaggtgttggacctaaccgaggtaattggcgctagaataacttaaaagcatacaatgaaaaagtaaaaataaaaataaaataaagtaaaataaaatattcacaaggcaccaagcctcagcaatgctcggcttagctcacactaagcctaatcaaagccactaacttgtagcccaaatgagtt encodes the following:
- the LOC133740007 gene encoding uncharacterized protein LOC133740007 — encoded protein: MIKLPIRRMTEMESAGEYHIGPDESYRSLPSVYLAFLTIWFISACSWTFNTYKNRHLQSNNLQWTLTSVPLIKALQLTLSFLFWYSCFHLQICSLWMSFGVYVTGVIFQTASFVSFLLISHGYCIMCERLSVTERRTTASLGCVFYLTLVGYRASVPYFSVLLLLNYFISFYVIFHHISQNLLVLREQLSFIDNEDVHAMHDAVYTKYIMFKKFQGAMQIVAMAETVIYINMDDSSENYWIRLLVREWAQFCIFVYIGWTFRSRDLAPRFSVMPTLKSKGELAVAPIYSIEMDAETFRDFTRHEWHIGVPTVKSSDESSKDSVLVIIQHPRAFRLTEAGAGKSSQSQA